CTTGCCGAACTTCTCCACACTTTGCCGGTCCACCCCCGCCGCTCCCCGGTTTCGGCGTACTTTCTCCCATGCCGCCCGCAGGTTGTCCGGGTCGTAGACCTTGTCCATCAGGCTGTACCACTTGCCTCCTTTGACCCCATGTTCCAGGGCTTCCAGCATGCGCTCGGTCCATACCGCCGGTTCTACCCAGGCCCATCGAGCCCGGATGTCTCCCTCTTGTTTAGAGCGGTTGCCCACTGGCGAGGGTTGGCGTTTCGTTGGCATAGGCCTTGCGCATCCACCTTCCTGGCTCCCTTCGCTCCACACCCGTTACGGTGCTTCCCCGCTACTATGGAGCCTCTGACTCCCGGCGAGGTCACCTCCCGCGCCGGGTCTCCCTCTTTACTGCACAGAGCCTTCCCACCGTTCCGTCCCCACCCACCCCATGGCTCTCCGTCATCGCTTTTGTACCCGCCTCGGTTGTGTCAGCGTGACGGACTTCCTGTCCCCTTCCAGATTCCCGCGCGGCGGTCCGCGCGTCTGGGGGTCAGACAGGTCAGGGCTTCGCACACCCCTAGCAGACTCGCCGATCCATGTGGCCGTATCGGGTTCGTCATCCTACGGACCAGTGGTTCACCTTCCGTTGCTCTCCACCCTGCCTTGCGGCAACGCAGTTACTTCAGGTTTCGCGCAGCAGGCGTCTGCCCGGAGGGGACTTGCACCCCTCTGACTCTGCGCCATCGGAGGCGCACTAGGGACGCCTCGCCGAGGCGTCCGTCCCGGTCCTCGAGGCGGGTTAGGCCTCCGCCCCGGCGGGCAGGCCCAGCCAGAGCCAGACCCGGTCCGGGAGGGGGACGGAGACGAAGCGAAGGCCCAGGCCTTCGGGGTACGTGGCCGAGGCCGGTGCGCAGCGCACCACCCGGGCACGGCACGAGAGCAGCCGGTCTTCCAGGTGCACCCGCACCTGGACCACTTCTCCCTGGGGGACCCCAAGGCCGGGAACCTCGGCGAAGAGGCCCGTGCGCGAGAGGTTGAAGACGCTTCCCTCCGCGCGAACGCCGGCCTGCGTCACGAGCTCCACCCGGGCGCATACCGGGTAGCGGGGCGCCGCCCGCCACCAGTGGAGGCTTCGGGCGTGGAAGAGGCGAACCACGGGCGGTCGCAGGAGCCACGCGCCCAGCAGGACCAGGCCCCCGTTGGCGGCCCCGACGGTCCATCGGGGCATGGGGGTGGGGTAGTGGAGAAGGACCCAGTTGTTCCACAGCGCCACTCCCACGAAGCCGAGGGCGGCGTACCATCCCCACCGGGAGACCCGCTGCACCCCCAGGGCGGCCGTGGCGGAGCACACCATCACGAGCTGGTTCTGGGGGGCGATCTTGGCCCACAGGGCGGTCCACTCCCAGGGAGGATGGCCGAAGACGAGCATGGCCTGCACGGGCATGCCCAGGACGTGAAGCCAGAAGAACCACCCCAGCACCTGCAACCAGACGGGCTTGCGCGTGTGGCCGGTCACGTGGGCTCTCCCCAGGCGAGGGGAGCCGGCTCCTCCCGGAAGGCGCCGTAGAAGCTCAGGATCTTTCGCACGTACCGCCGGGCCTCCCGGGCGTCGTCCTGGTCGAGCCACTGGCCGCGGTGGCGCGAGAGCCAGGAGAGGGTGCGGGTGAGGCCGCTGTTGTAGGCGGCGAGGCACGCCTCGGCGAGGATGCGGTCCTCGTCCTCCCCGCCCAGCCCCAGCTTGGGGCGGTTGCGCTCGTGGGTGAGGCGCGTGCGCAGGTAGGCCAGGTAGTGGGCGCCCCCCCACACGCTCTTCACCGGGTCGAGGCGCCACTCGTTGCCCCCGTGGACCGCCTGGGGGATGAGGGCGCGCAGGCGGCTTCGCGAAAGCCGCTCGATGCCGGGATACCGGGGCCAGTGGGGAAAGGCCGGGGCGATGTCGCGCTCGGCCAGGTGGGTGACCTGGGTAAGGCCGATGGCCTTGGCCTTGGAGACGGCGTGGGGGTTGAAGCTGCTCTCCTGGGCGATGAGCGCCGCCAGCAGCACCGGGTTGAGCCGGTAGTGGCGGCTGGCCTCGAACACCGCTTCGAGGACCCGGGGACTCACGGAAAACGGGTCGGTGCCGGCCAGAGCCTCCTCGGCCCCCAGGTCGCGCACCGCCGGAAACGGATAGCGCGCTGCGAGCGGGCGGCCCTGGGCGGGAGTGTACTCCACCACGATCTCGTGGTCGTCCAGGGGGGGAAGCCGCAGATGGGGCATCTCGAGGAGCAGGGCCTCCCGGTCCCCCTCCGCGGCCGGGCGGTACGCCACCCGAAACTGGAAGCGGGCCGACTCCGTGACCTCGAGCCCGTTGTAGAAGACCCGCAGGCGACTGGCGTCGGGCCGGTCGGCGGCGTGGGGGTCGACCACCGCCACCTGCCAGGTGTAGGGCCCGTGCACCC
This region of Thermodesulfobacteriota bacterium genomic DNA includes:
- a CDS encoding PilZ domain-containing protein — encoded protein: MTGHTRKPVWLQVLGWFFWLHVLGMPVQAMLVFGHPPWEWTALWAKIAPQNQLVMVCSATAALGVQRVSRWGWYAALGFVGVALWNNWVLLHYPTPMPRWTVGAANGGLVLLGAWLLRPPVVRLFHARSLHWWRAAPRYPVCARVELVTQAGVRAEGSVFNLSRTGLFAEVPGLGVPQGEVVQVRVHLEDRLLSCRARVVRCAPASATYPEGLGLRFVSVPLPDRVWLWLGLPAGAEA
- a CDS encoding transglycosylase SLT domain-containing protein is translated as MEEGTGPRKRRGVASLILLLAGAAALSGCLGPTTPLGAVDRPAGEGGAPCAAAESPGETAERAQIHFSPSYQRVHGPYTWQVAVVDPHAADRPDASRLRVFYNGLEVTESARFQFRVAYRPAAEGDREALLLEMPHLRLPPLDDHEIVVEYTPAQGRPLAARYPFPAVRDLGAEEALAGTDPFSVSPRVLEAVFEASRHYRLNPVLLAALIAQESSFNPHAVSKAKAIGLTQVTHLAERDIAPAFPHWPRYPGIERLSRSRLRALIPQAVHGGNEWRLDPVKSVWGGAHYLAYLRTRLTHERNRPKLGLGGEDEDRILAEACLAAYNSGLTRTLSWLSRHRGQWLDQDDAREARRYVRKILSFYGAFREEPAPLAWGEPT